One Equus asinus isolate D_3611 breed Donkey chromosome 26, EquAss-T2T_v2, whole genome shotgun sequence genomic window carries:
- the LOC106843307 gene encoding cytochrome P450 2F5 isoform X1, whose product MLSRQGTPAAAFTMDSISTPVLLLLLALVCLFLTLSSRSKGRLPPGPRPLPLLGNLLQLRSQNMLTSLTKLSKKYGSVFTVHLGPRRVVVLSGYQTVKEALVDQAEEFSGRGDYPVFLNFTKGNGIAFSNGDRWKVLRRFSIQILRNFGMGKRSIEERILEEGSFLLAELRNTNGEPFDPTFFLSRSVSNIICSVLFGSRFDYEDKRLLTIISLINENFQIMSSPWGELYNLFPSLLDWVPGPHRRLFQNFGCVKDLIAHSVRDHQASLDPNSPRDFIDCFLTKMAQEKQDPLSHFYMDTLLMTTHNLLFGGTETVGTTLRFTFLVLMKYQEVQARIQEEIDRVVGRARLPALEDRTAMPYTDAVIHEVQRFADVIPMNLPHRVTQDTVFRGFLLPKGTDVITLLNTVHHDPTQFLTPREFNPEHFLDANRCFKKSPAFMPFSAGRRQCLGESLARMELFLFLTAILQSFSLQPLGAPEDIDLTPLSSGLGNLPRPFQLRLRAR is encoded by the exons ATGCTCTCAAGACAGGGG ACACCTGCAGCTGCCTTCACCATGGACAGTATAAGCACACCCGTCTTGCTCCTCCTCCTGGCTCTTGTCTGCCTGTTCCTGACCCTCAGCTCAAGGAGCAAGGGCCGGCTgcctccaggccccaggcccctcccactCCTCGGAAACCTGCTGCAGCTTCGCTCCCAAAACATGCTGACCTCCCTTACCAAG CTGAGCAAGAAGTACGGCTCAGTGTTCACAGTACACTTGGGCCCCAGACGAGTGGTTGTCCTCAGCGGGTACCAAACCGTGAAGGAGGCCCTTGTGGACCAGGCGGAGGAGTTCAGCGGCCGCGGTGACTACCCCGTCTTTCTCAACTTCACTAAGGGCAATG GCATCGCCTTCTCCAATGGGGACCGGTGGAAGGTCCTGAGGAGATTCTCCATCCAGATTCTACGGAACTTCGGAATGGGGAAGAGGAGCATTGAGGAGCGGATCCTGGAGGAAGGCAGCTTCCTGCTGGCAGAGCTCCGGAACACTAATG GCGAGCCCTTCGACCCCACGTTTTTCCTGAGCCGCTCCGTGTCCAACATCATCTGCTCCGTGCTCTTCGGCAGTCGCTTCGACTATGAGGACAAACGTCTGCTCACCATTATAAGCCTCATCAATGAAAACTTCCAAATCATGAGCAGCCCCTGGGGCGAG TTGTACAACCTCTTTCCAAGTCTCCTGGATTGGGTGCCCGGGCCGCACAGACGCCTTTTCCAGAACTTCGGGTGCGTGAAGGACCTCATCGCCCACAGCGTGCGCGATCACCAGGCCTCCCTTGACCCCAACTCTCCTCGGGACTTCATTGATTGCTTCCTCACCAAGATGGCACAG GAGAAGCAGGACCCCCTGAGCCACTTCTACATGGATACCCTGCTGATGACCACACATAACCTGCTGTTTGGCGGCACCGAGACCGTGGGCACCACGCTGCGCTTCACTTTCCTCGTGCTTATGAAGTACCAAGAAGTGCAAG cccGCATACAGGAGGAGATCGACAGAGTGGTGGGACGCGCGCGGCTGCCAGCGCTGGAGGACCGAACAGCCATGCCTTATACAGATGCCGTGATCCACGAGGTGCAGCGCTTCGCAGACGTCATCCCCATGAACTTGCCGCACCGCGTCACTCAGGACACGGTCTTTCGCGGCTTCCTGCTGCCCAAG ggcACGGATGTCATCACCCTCCTTAACACCGTCCATCACGACCCCACCCAGTTCCTGACGCCCCGGGAGTTCAACCCTGAACACTTTCTGGATGCCAATCGGTGCTTCAAGAAGAGCCCTGCCTTCATGCCCTTCTCTGCTG GACGCCGACAGTGCCTGGGCGAGTCTCTGGCGCGCATGgagctcttcctctttctcacagCCATCCTGCAGAGCTTCTCGCTGCAGCCGCTGGGGGCGCCCGAGGACATCGACCTGACGCCGCTCAGCTCTGGTCTCGGCAATTTGCCGCGGCCCTTCCAGCTGCGCCTGCGCGCGCGCTGA
- the LOC106843307 gene encoding cytochrome P450 2F5 isoform X2: MDSISTPVLLLLLALVCLFLTLSSRSKGRLPPGPRPLPLLGNLLQLRSQNMLTSLTKLSKKYGSVFTVHLGPRRVVVLSGYQTVKEALVDQAEEFSGRGDYPVFLNFTKGNGIAFSNGDRWKVLRRFSIQILRNFGMGKRSIEERILEEGSFLLAELRNTNGEPFDPTFFLSRSVSNIICSVLFGSRFDYEDKRLLTIISLINENFQIMSSPWGELYNLFPSLLDWVPGPHRRLFQNFGCVKDLIAHSVRDHQASLDPNSPRDFIDCFLTKMAQEKQDPLSHFYMDTLLMTTHNLLFGGTETVGTTLRFTFLVLMKYQEVQARIQEEIDRVVGRARLPALEDRTAMPYTDAVIHEVQRFADVIPMNLPHRVTQDTVFRGFLLPKGTDVITLLNTVHHDPTQFLTPREFNPEHFLDANRCFKKSPAFMPFSAGRRQCLGESLARMELFLFLTAILQSFSLQPLGAPEDIDLTPLSSGLGNLPRPFQLRLRAR, translated from the exons ATGGACAGTATAAGCACACCCGTCTTGCTCCTCCTCCTGGCTCTTGTCTGCCTGTTCCTGACCCTCAGCTCAAGGAGCAAGGGCCGGCTgcctccaggccccaggcccctcccactCCTCGGAAACCTGCTGCAGCTTCGCTCCCAAAACATGCTGACCTCCCTTACCAAG CTGAGCAAGAAGTACGGCTCAGTGTTCACAGTACACTTGGGCCCCAGACGAGTGGTTGTCCTCAGCGGGTACCAAACCGTGAAGGAGGCCCTTGTGGACCAGGCGGAGGAGTTCAGCGGCCGCGGTGACTACCCCGTCTTTCTCAACTTCACTAAGGGCAATG GCATCGCCTTCTCCAATGGGGACCGGTGGAAGGTCCTGAGGAGATTCTCCATCCAGATTCTACGGAACTTCGGAATGGGGAAGAGGAGCATTGAGGAGCGGATCCTGGAGGAAGGCAGCTTCCTGCTGGCAGAGCTCCGGAACACTAATG GCGAGCCCTTCGACCCCACGTTTTTCCTGAGCCGCTCCGTGTCCAACATCATCTGCTCCGTGCTCTTCGGCAGTCGCTTCGACTATGAGGACAAACGTCTGCTCACCATTATAAGCCTCATCAATGAAAACTTCCAAATCATGAGCAGCCCCTGGGGCGAG TTGTACAACCTCTTTCCAAGTCTCCTGGATTGGGTGCCCGGGCCGCACAGACGCCTTTTCCAGAACTTCGGGTGCGTGAAGGACCTCATCGCCCACAGCGTGCGCGATCACCAGGCCTCCCTTGACCCCAACTCTCCTCGGGACTTCATTGATTGCTTCCTCACCAAGATGGCACAG GAGAAGCAGGACCCCCTGAGCCACTTCTACATGGATACCCTGCTGATGACCACACATAACCTGCTGTTTGGCGGCACCGAGACCGTGGGCACCACGCTGCGCTTCACTTTCCTCGTGCTTATGAAGTACCAAGAAGTGCAAG cccGCATACAGGAGGAGATCGACAGAGTGGTGGGACGCGCGCGGCTGCCAGCGCTGGAGGACCGAACAGCCATGCCTTATACAGATGCCGTGATCCACGAGGTGCAGCGCTTCGCAGACGTCATCCCCATGAACTTGCCGCACCGCGTCACTCAGGACACGGTCTTTCGCGGCTTCCTGCTGCCCAAG ggcACGGATGTCATCACCCTCCTTAACACCGTCCATCACGACCCCACCCAGTTCCTGACGCCCCGGGAGTTCAACCCTGAACACTTTCTGGATGCCAATCGGTGCTTCAAGAAGAGCCCTGCCTTCATGCCCTTCTCTGCTG GACGCCGACAGTGCCTGGGCGAGTCTCTGGCGCGCATGgagctcttcctctttctcacagCCATCCTGCAGAGCTTCTCGCTGCAGCCGCTGGGGGCGCCCGAGGACATCGACCTGACGCCGCTCAGCTCTGGTCTCGGCAATTTGCCGCGGCCCTTCCAGCTGCGCCTGCGCGCGCGCTGA
- the LOC106843306 gene encoding cytochrome P450 2F5-like isoform X2: MPPTSRRLARGSARLLCPQEQKDSERHFQEETLVMTTHNLFFGGTETTSNTLRYGLLILLKYPEVAGLRAGGPGMRGLGLGLAGVHGGCSSQPEPAPAKVQAELDAVVGRMRAPSLEDRGRLPYTNAVLHEIQRFISVVPLGLPRALTPDTHLRGHFLPKGTFVIPLLVSAHRDPTQFKDPNSFNPRNFLNNEGEFQSNDAFTPFALGKQMCLGTGLARSEIFLFFTAILQRFCLLPVGSPTNLDLTPQCTSLGNMPPAFQLRLVTL; the protein is encoded by the exons ATGCCTCCCACCAGCAGGCGCCTGGCACGCGGCAGCGCCCGTCTCCTCTGCCCACAGGAACAGAAGGACTCAGAGAGACATTTCCAGGAGGAGACATTGGTGATGACGACGCACAACCTTTTCTTCGGTGGCACCGAGACCACGAGCAACACCCTGCGCTATGGGCTCCTCATTCTGCTCAAGTACCCAGAGGTGGCAGGTCTGCGAGCTGGAGGGCCAGGGATGAGGGGGCTAGGGTTGGGGCTGGCTGGGGTCCACGGCGGATGCAGCTCACAGCCTGAGCCGGCCCCAGCCAAGGTACAGGCTGAGCTAGACGCCGTGGTGGGTCGGATGCGTGCCCCAAGCCTGGAAGACCGTGGGCGCCTGCCCTACACCAACGCTGTGCTGCACGAGATCCAGCGCTTCATCAGTGTGGTGCCGCTGGGGCTGCCACGTGCCCTCACCCCCGACACCCACCTGCGCGGCCACTTCCTGCCCAAG GGCACCTTCGTGATTCCTCTGCTGGTGTCCGCGCACCGGGACCCCACCCAATTCAAGGACCCAAACTCCTTCAACCCCAGGAACTTCTTGAACAATGAGGGCGAGTTCCAGAGCAATGATGCCTTCACGCCCTTTGCCCTAG GAAAGCAGATGTGCCTGGGCACAGGCCTGGCCCGATCCGagatcttcctcttcttcactgCCATCCTGCAGCGGTTCTGCCTGCTCCCTGTGGGGAGCCCCACCAACCTCGACCTCACCCCACAGT
- the LOC106843307 gene encoding cytochrome P450 2F5 isoform X4: MDSISTPVLLLLLALVCLFLTLSSRSKGRLPPGPRPLPLLGNLLQLRSQNMLTSLTKLSKKYGSVFTVHLGPRRVVVLSGYQTVKEALVDQAEEFSGRGDYPVFLNFTKGNGIAFSNGDRWKVLRRFSIQILRNFGMGKRSIEERILEEGSFLLAELRNTNGEPFDPTFFLSRSVSNIICSVLFGSRFDYEDKRLLTIISLINENFQIMSSPWGELYNLFPSLLDWVPGPHRRLFQNFGCVKDLIAHSVRDHQASLDPNSPRDFIDCFLTKMAQEKQDPLSHFYMDTLLMTTHNLLFGGTETVGTTLRFTFLVLMKYQEVQARIQEEIDRVVGRARLPALEDRTAMPYTDAVIHEVQRFADVIPMNLPHRVTQDTVFRGFLLPKGTDVITLLNTVHHDPTQFLTPREFNPEHFLDANRCFKKSPAFMPFSAAILQSFSLQPLGAPEDIDLTPLSSGLGNLPRPFQLRLRAR, from the exons ATGGACAGTATAAGCACACCCGTCTTGCTCCTCCTCCTGGCTCTTGTCTGCCTGTTCCTGACCCTCAGCTCAAGGAGCAAGGGCCGGCTgcctccaggccccaggcccctcccactCCTCGGAAACCTGCTGCAGCTTCGCTCCCAAAACATGCTGACCTCCCTTACCAAG CTGAGCAAGAAGTACGGCTCAGTGTTCACAGTACACTTGGGCCCCAGACGAGTGGTTGTCCTCAGCGGGTACCAAACCGTGAAGGAGGCCCTTGTGGACCAGGCGGAGGAGTTCAGCGGCCGCGGTGACTACCCCGTCTTTCTCAACTTCACTAAGGGCAATG GCATCGCCTTCTCCAATGGGGACCGGTGGAAGGTCCTGAGGAGATTCTCCATCCAGATTCTACGGAACTTCGGAATGGGGAAGAGGAGCATTGAGGAGCGGATCCTGGAGGAAGGCAGCTTCCTGCTGGCAGAGCTCCGGAACACTAATG GCGAGCCCTTCGACCCCACGTTTTTCCTGAGCCGCTCCGTGTCCAACATCATCTGCTCCGTGCTCTTCGGCAGTCGCTTCGACTATGAGGACAAACGTCTGCTCACCATTATAAGCCTCATCAATGAAAACTTCCAAATCATGAGCAGCCCCTGGGGCGAG TTGTACAACCTCTTTCCAAGTCTCCTGGATTGGGTGCCCGGGCCGCACAGACGCCTTTTCCAGAACTTCGGGTGCGTGAAGGACCTCATCGCCCACAGCGTGCGCGATCACCAGGCCTCCCTTGACCCCAACTCTCCTCGGGACTTCATTGATTGCTTCCTCACCAAGATGGCACAG GAGAAGCAGGACCCCCTGAGCCACTTCTACATGGATACCCTGCTGATGACCACACATAACCTGCTGTTTGGCGGCACCGAGACCGTGGGCACCACGCTGCGCTTCACTTTCCTCGTGCTTATGAAGTACCAAGAAGTGCAAG cccGCATACAGGAGGAGATCGACAGAGTGGTGGGACGCGCGCGGCTGCCAGCGCTGGAGGACCGAACAGCCATGCCTTATACAGATGCCGTGATCCACGAGGTGCAGCGCTTCGCAGACGTCATCCCCATGAACTTGCCGCACCGCGTCACTCAGGACACGGTCTTTCGCGGCTTCCTGCTGCCCAAG ggcACGGATGTCATCACCCTCCTTAACACCGTCCATCACGACCCCACCCAGTTCCTGACGCCCCGGGAGTTCAACCCTGAACACTTTCTGGATGCCAATCGGTGCTTCAAGAAGAGCCCTGCCTTCATGCCCTTCTCTGCTG CCATCCTGCAGAGCTTCTCGCTGCAGCCGCTGGGGGCGCCCGAGGACATCGACCTGACGCCGCTCAGCTCTGGTCTCGGCAATTTGCCGCGGCCCTTCCAGCTGCGCCTGCGCGCGCGCTGA
- the LOC106843307 gene encoding cytochrome P450 2F5 isoform X3 — MLSRQGTPAAAFTMDSISTPVLLLLLALVCLFLTLSSRSKGRLPPGPRPLPLLGNLLQLRSQNMLTSLTKLSKKYGSVFTVHLGPRRVVVLSGYQTVKEALVDQAEEFSGRGDYPVFLNFTKGNGIAFSNGDRWKVLRRFSIQILRNFGMGKRSIEERILEEGSFLLAELRNTNGEPFDPTFFLSRSVSNIICSVLFGSRFDYEDKRLLTIISLINENFQIMSSPWGELYNLFPSLLDWVPGPHRRLFQNFGCVKDLIAHSVRDHQASLDPNSPRDFIDCFLTKMAQEKQDPLSHFYMDTLLMTTHNLLFGGTETVGTTLRFTFLVLMKYQEVQARIQEEIDRVVGRARLPALEDRTAMPYTDAVIHEVQRFADVIPMNLPHRVTQDTVFRGFLLPKGTDVITLLNTVHHDPTQFLTPREFNPEHFLDANRCFKKSPAFMPFSAAILQSFSLQPLGAPEDIDLTPLSSGLGNLPRPFQLRLRAR, encoded by the exons ATGCTCTCAAGACAGGGG ACACCTGCAGCTGCCTTCACCATGGACAGTATAAGCACACCCGTCTTGCTCCTCCTCCTGGCTCTTGTCTGCCTGTTCCTGACCCTCAGCTCAAGGAGCAAGGGCCGGCTgcctccaggccccaggcccctcccactCCTCGGAAACCTGCTGCAGCTTCGCTCCCAAAACATGCTGACCTCCCTTACCAAG CTGAGCAAGAAGTACGGCTCAGTGTTCACAGTACACTTGGGCCCCAGACGAGTGGTTGTCCTCAGCGGGTACCAAACCGTGAAGGAGGCCCTTGTGGACCAGGCGGAGGAGTTCAGCGGCCGCGGTGACTACCCCGTCTTTCTCAACTTCACTAAGGGCAATG GCATCGCCTTCTCCAATGGGGACCGGTGGAAGGTCCTGAGGAGATTCTCCATCCAGATTCTACGGAACTTCGGAATGGGGAAGAGGAGCATTGAGGAGCGGATCCTGGAGGAAGGCAGCTTCCTGCTGGCAGAGCTCCGGAACACTAATG GCGAGCCCTTCGACCCCACGTTTTTCCTGAGCCGCTCCGTGTCCAACATCATCTGCTCCGTGCTCTTCGGCAGTCGCTTCGACTATGAGGACAAACGTCTGCTCACCATTATAAGCCTCATCAATGAAAACTTCCAAATCATGAGCAGCCCCTGGGGCGAG TTGTACAACCTCTTTCCAAGTCTCCTGGATTGGGTGCCCGGGCCGCACAGACGCCTTTTCCAGAACTTCGGGTGCGTGAAGGACCTCATCGCCCACAGCGTGCGCGATCACCAGGCCTCCCTTGACCCCAACTCTCCTCGGGACTTCATTGATTGCTTCCTCACCAAGATGGCACAG GAGAAGCAGGACCCCCTGAGCCACTTCTACATGGATACCCTGCTGATGACCACACATAACCTGCTGTTTGGCGGCACCGAGACCGTGGGCACCACGCTGCGCTTCACTTTCCTCGTGCTTATGAAGTACCAAGAAGTGCAAG cccGCATACAGGAGGAGATCGACAGAGTGGTGGGACGCGCGCGGCTGCCAGCGCTGGAGGACCGAACAGCCATGCCTTATACAGATGCCGTGATCCACGAGGTGCAGCGCTTCGCAGACGTCATCCCCATGAACTTGCCGCACCGCGTCACTCAGGACACGGTCTTTCGCGGCTTCCTGCTGCCCAAG ggcACGGATGTCATCACCCTCCTTAACACCGTCCATCACGACCCCACCCAGTTCCTGACGCCCCGGGAGTTCAACCCTGAACACTTTCTGGATGCCAATCGGTGCTTCAAGAAGAGCCCTGCCTTCATGCCCTTCTCTGCTG CCATCCTGCAGAGCTTCTCGCTGCAGCCGCTGGGGGCGCCCGAGGACATCGACCTGACGCCGCTCAGCTCTGGTCTCGGCAATTTGCCGCGGCCCTTCCAGCTGCGCCTGCGCGCGCGCTGA